The sequence CCAGGGAATGCATAATCAGGTATTGGAGAAAATCTCCATACACCTTCCTCAAGAGCTTTCTCAATAAATCCTTTATCCTCTGCTACTTTCTCTAATCCATCAGGCGAAGGTGATGCAAATGGTGATATGAATATTGCCAAAATTAATGCGACTATCAAACTTAATAATACAAAGGTTTTTATCTTCTTTCCCACATCTTCTCCTTTAAATTTAATTATAAAA comes from Actinomycetota bacterium and encodes:
- a CDS encoding PDGLE domain-containing protein, giving the protein MIVWIKIQSFFIIYKKIFYIKYFIIKFKGEDVGKKIKTFVLLSLIVALILAIFISPFASPSPDGLEKVAEDKGFIEKALEEGVWRFSPIPDYAFPGISNEAIATSIAGLVGTLITVIIGWLIAKLIIIKK